Genomic segment of Jaculus jaculus isolate mJacJac1 chromosome 6, mJacJac1.mat.Y.cur, whole genome shotgun sequence:
ATTCTGAACCAGAGATACAGGGGGCTCTGGTCACATTCCTGTATGCTCATCAATCACCCCCGGCATTTTTCTGAGTGAAGACCATTGCCCAGGATGGTGACAATTATGTGGAGTGGAAAAGGGCGAGACCAGGCTGTGTCTCTCCTGCACACTGAGGAATTGACACGGGGTCGATTAAAGGGGGCCCCCTGGTGGAAGAAGCTCATGCATCTGAGTTGAGTGTGGTAGGAAAAGGagttcttccccccaccccaaataaagCTGAGCAGTCCGAAACTCCCCAGAGAGTGACTGGAGTGTCTACAGCCATCGGAGGGGCCCGGGCTCACAGGGTCTGAAGGTGGACTTTCTGCACGGTAGGGGCACCTGGTGAGGAAGAAGTAGGGTTAACCGAAGGAAGCCCTGGCCCTACGCCAACCACCAAAGTCCTTGGAGTTGGGTTCAGATTTGCACGGATGACCTCCCTCTGAAGGAGAATGTGGAACCCAGCCAGCCACATCCTGCAAACCAGCCATTTCCAGGAACAGAAACTGAAAGCTGCTCTTGCGCAGACCCCTcccccgggggtgggggaggggagggctccGATCTCTGGAAAGAAAAGTCTGAGGCAGCAGTCCAATGCTGCAGAGAAAGCCCGGGAGTTCAGAGGGCCTTTCCaagctcctcctccctcctccactctgCTCCCTCTTCCTAGGACCCAGCCCTGCAACCTCACTTCTCTCCTTCTGAACATCCTGGGCCCGGGGTCTCAGTTTTGGAAGGTGACATTCTAGGAGGGCCACTGGCATCTGGTCACAACAGTCCTCTGAAGCAAGTAAGTGAAGGGCTCCCGAGGGCAGTGTGGAGGAAAGCTCATGAAATGGTACCACACCAGGACAGAGGACCCTGGGATTGCAGCATGCTCCTGTCTGTCTTCAGGACCACTGGAACACCTCAATATGCTGGCTAAAATAAGCCTGTGTACCCCACCAGTGAGAGCTAATGGGCTTCTCTCTCACCTGCTTtgtggggtctttttttttttgagtgtctaggttctactttttaattttaatttttaaattaattaattaattttttgtttatagaggtagggtctctctctggtccaggctgacctagaattcactatgtagtctcagggtggccttgaactcatggagatccacctacctctgcctcccgagtgctgggattaaaggcatgtgccaccatgcctggtttttatttttatttatttatttatgagagagagaggagagacacacagagagagggacacagagacagagagaatgggcacagcagaacctccagctactgcaaaggaacgccagatgcttgtggcaccttgtgcatctggcttatatgggtcctggggaattgaacctgagtcctttggctttccgggcaagcaccttaagtgttcCAGCCCCTTTTGGATCTTTTGATGGCAACCAAATCTGGAGAAAGATGGGGATGTCCCTGTCTGTATTTTACCAGTGGGGAGGAGCTCCCCAGATCAGAACCACACACAGGAAATATTGAGATTCCCTGGAGTTGCATAAAACATCCCAACTCTATATTTGAAGCAGCCAGGAGATAGGAACTTGGGCTGGGCTGTAGGGTTTAGGCGTCTATGTGACTGTTCTGGTTCAAGTATTTCATCTGCTCCGGAGCAGCTGGCGCCGTGTAGAGCAGCAGTTTGTGGTCAGTTCAGTGGCGGTGGGCTTTCGGACACCACCTTCTCATAAGCACAAGCCAGGGCAGCGCCTACCAATCCCTGGGCAGCTGGTCAAGCTTTCCTGGAATACATCAGCACCTGGGTTTTCCTTGTGTTGCTTGACGGTGatgaaatgaaacagaaaaccTGGGTTTGGGCTCGTTTTGAGATCTGCGTTCACAAAACATCTAGTTTTCTCAGAGCCATAGCTAATTCCTGCTGGTTGTTGCATGTGAGTCCTTTGATGGGATCTAATGTTGCTGCTGAGCCCCAGGCAGGAAATCCCTCATAGAATACAATAAAGTACAATGCAACAGAATAGAGCAGACAACAATGTAGCTAAAGGGAATTGTGTatgtctttcttctttaaaatcttatctatttaaattgtttagtgtgtgtgtgtgtgtgtgtgtgtgtgtgcgtgcatgcatgcacgccgGCACACCACAGGATCTCttaccactgtgaatgaactccacatgcatgcaccacttgcatctggctttgcatgggtgctggggacttgaacgtgggccactgagctgtctcccaagcCCTGTGTGTATGACCTTCCATGCAGCTATGAGTGCTCCTGGCTCCTATGGGAAATGGTCTCTTCCTGTGAGGAAGACTGTTAGGAGACTCCAGAATCACTGCTCACGCCGGCTGCCCCTCTCTAGTGAATCTGCTGCTTGGGTTCCCTCTGGAAGCCAGAAGGCTTTGATCCTCTTCTTCAGGGTTTCTGATTCCCATGTTGAGGGAGGAAGCCAACAATATATTCTGAGGAGGGCCTTCAAAGAAGGGAGTGTTGGGGCCACTTATACCCCAGGCTGGACCCTGATGGGCTCTCTGCAAGGGTTGTTTGCTGGGTCAGTGCTGTGAGCCACAGTGCCTGAAGCTGTCCACACCAGCACTTCCTCACGACTCCTCCTGGAGGACCCTTTAGCTAACCCTAGCCTGCAGTCTTCGCTGGTCTGGCTGAAGCAGGACAGTGCCCTGGAGAGTCTCTGGGGTTGTGGCTCAGGCAGCCCAGCAAAAGCGGTGACCAGTACTAGGGTGCAGGACAGGGGACAGGACAGCAGATAGTGAGAGTCCGGGAGCCAGAGATGGGACTGTAGGTGGCCCGAGGGCCAGACCTGCGACAAAACTACTGTAACCAAAGTAGGGCTTGTGTCTGCCTACTGAAGGCCAGTACCCAGCCCAGCGCCGTTCTACGGAAGGGCTCTTTATCTATCTACTCTTTAGGTGATAGATTTAGGTGAATTATATGTCCATCAAGAAgttaaatgtagggctggagagatggtttagcagttaagcacttgcctgtgaagcaaaaggaccacggttcgaggctcaattccccaggacccacgttagccagatgcacaagggggcgcaagcatctggggttcgtttgcagaggctggaagccctggcgcacccattctctctctctctctctgcctctttctcactctgtctgtcgctctcaagtaaataaaagtaacaaaaaaagttaaatgtaaaCAAAAGATACATATGTTTCGTTCATCACAAAAATGTGttaaagggctggcgagatggattagtggttaaggcacttgcctgtgaagcctaaggacccaggtttgattccccagtacccacataagccagatgcaccaggtggtacatgcatctggagtatgctggcagtggctggaggacctggtgcagccattctctttatctgcttttctctttcaaatatatatatacatgtgtgtgcatagatagatagatagatatgggtttttcgaggtagggtctcactctagctcagcctgacctggaattcaatatgtagtctcagggtggcctcgaactcatggtgatcctcccacctctgcctcccgagtgctgggattaaagatgtacgccaccacacccggccccagtAGAGATTCTCAGGAAAGCTGATGTGGCTCCAGAGATGCAGTTGATGAGAAGTAGGGTGTGTCCCTGATGTCATCACTAGTGAACGTTACCATAATTACACCAGAAGAAAATGTCTTCCAAGGAAAGGAAAAGCGCTTTCACGTGCAAGTGGAGTAAATGATTACCAAGTTAGAAAGAAAAGCACGTTTGAAGACTTGCAGGTCCTTGGGATGGAGAGCCAGCACAAGCTGGCCCCTTCTCTGCAAGCACTTCCACTGGGCGAGCAGACAGGATTAAGCAGGGACATGTCATCGTAGCTGAGCGTGACCCAGCTGACATCGCGCTGCTTGTCTTTGTGATGGAGTGTTGGCATAGCAGCTGTAGAAATACCCTTGCCCTCCAAGACCATGCACatctggaagatggctcagcttgctCTGTTTGTATGTCTTGTCAGCATGTCTTAGTATGGGCCTCAAAGCCTGGACAAGGGATTCTGTTTCCTGGGGGCTCTGTGTGCACAGCCACCCTGACCTCTGTGCTCTACTTCATTTGCAGGTTGTTTCGGTGCTCGCTGACATGGCCGAGGCCCCTGCACCCTCTTACACAGCTCTATCTATACCCTTCACCTCTGGCATGCCCTGTGATACAGACAGCAGTATTTCACCCAAAGTCAGGAGGAATATTGAGAAGGCTTTGAGAGAAGGGAAGTTGTTGGAAGTGGTGTCTGTGGTCAGAGAAGCAATGCAGACGGCGTCCAGAGCCCCAGTGAGCATCGCTGTGACCGGGGACTCCGGCAATGGCATGTCATCCTTCATCAACGCACTTCGGGCCATTGGACACGACACAGAGGTCTCGGCTCCTACTGGGGTGGTGAGGACCACCCACACACGGGCCTGTTACTTCTCCTCCAGCTTTCCCAATGTGGAACTGTGGGACCTGCCTGGTATGGGGGCTACAGCCCAGAGCATGGAGGGCTATATGTGTGAGATGCAGTTCCCTCAGTACGACCTCATTATCATCATCGCGTCTGAACAGTTCAGCTTCAATCATGTGCACCTTGCCAAAACCATCAAGAGCATGGGAAAGAGGTTCTATGTTGTCTGGACCAAGCTGGACAGAGACCTCAGCACCAGCACCCACTCAAAGGCCCAGCTCTTGCAGAATATCCAAGAGAATATTCGGGGAAGTCTCCAGAAGGAGGGAGTGCAGGAACCCCCCATATTCCTGGTATCCAGCTTTGACCCTTTATCCCATGACTTCCCAAAACTTAGGGACACACTACAAAAAGATCTCTCCAGCATCAGGTGTTGTGGTCCCTTAGAGAAGCTTTCCCAAATCTGTGAGAGGATCATCGACGAGAGAGTGGACTCCATGAAAAGCAAAATAGGCACCGAGAACTTCAACAAAATGTCTGGCATCCGGGATCCAGATAATTCGCTGGAGAATTTTAAAGCTCTCCAGTTGCTCTTTGGTGTGGATGACAAGTCTCTCCAGCAGGTGATGCAGAGCATGGAAAAGCCAGTTGTAGAATACAGGGTGGCCAGAGAAAACCAGGACGTGCAGAGCTACTACTACCAAGAGAGCTGGATAGGGCCGAGAATATTGTACTTCGCACTCTATTACTTCTGTACTGGTCTCAGCTACATCCCATACTGCAGTGACTCTGGCGTCTACTACCGCAGATACCTAGAACACAGACGCTTGCTTACGCAAGTTGCTGAGCACACCAAGGTCATCCTGAGGAAAATCTTGGAAGAGTCCATCATCTAAAGTGGTTGTTAACAGACTGTTTCTTTGGGAAACTCTGGGTATCTGGGATCCTCTCCTCAGCTCTGCACCCTTAGAGCTCAACCCTCCACTCACGTGGTTTCCAAGTTCCTAGACGTTAATAAGCTCGCTTTCTCACCGGgtagccccctccccccaggaaaCACCATAATggatttcactctttttttttttttttttttcatttcattaactaaAGTATCTGGGATCCAAATGCAGAAGAAATTTCCCCAGACACAAGCTGACTCCTCTCTTTTGCTCAGAGCTTTCCCCTGTTTTATTCAGTTCATATGTTTGCAATAG
This window contains:
- the LOC101599071 gene encoding immunity-related GTPase family M protein 1-like, yielding MAEAPAPSYTALSIPFTSGMPCDTDSSISPKVRRNIEKALREGKLLEVVSVVREAMQTASRAPVSIAVTGDSGNGMSSFINALRAIGHDTEVSAPTGVVRTTHTRACYFSSSFPNVELWDLPGMGATAQSMEGYMCEMQFPQYDLIIIIASEQFSFNHVHLAKTIKSMGKRFYVVWTKLDRDLSTSTHSKAQLLQNIQENIRGSLQKEGVQEPPIFLVSSFDPLSHDFPKLRDTLQKDLSSIRCCGPLEKLSQICERIIDERVDSMKSKIGTENFNKMSGIRDPDNSLENFKALQLLFGVDDKSLQQVMQSMEKPVVEYRVARENQDVQSYYYQESWIGPRILYFALYYFCTGLSYIPYCSDSGVYYRRYLEHRRLLTQVAEHTKVILRKILEESII